Proteins found in one Anabas testudineus chromosome 1, fAnaTes1.2, whole genome shotgun sequence genomic segment:
- the LOC113162474 gene encoding uncharacterized protein LOC113162474: MILLHCAVSNPSPPTMEEKEVRSPSPNIILRRDNDFLSPQKSAWDSSSDGEEEAEVPKVPDVCRDDLASRRAQRSPIAPKVHQFVPPPVCSKKDQERWEGIRRASQQMQQEREISEKEAVPDIIIRRDNPFLNPTPCHEEEEDEEGEGKVKPMPNKQKDDLAHRRAQSRPIPHRDGPMSFISGSMSQADIQKWEKLKMTEPSEASPAPVCQACLEKNYGRPSAKAGREHSKVVTFGGVTEIEQPVDTVTSSEGEESELLRRLLSKATVAMPVVDLGSRLSERERRYGQGQIVDNLGCCGSKLH, translated from the exons ATGATCTTGCTACACTGTGCCGTCTCCAACCCCAGCCCTCCCACAATGGAGGAAAAGGAAGTGAGATCACCATCCCCAAACATCATCCTTCGTCGCGATAATGACTTTTTGAGCCCTCAAAAATCTGCATGGGATTCTTCGTCTGATggggaggaggaagcagaggtgCCAAAAGTTCCAGATGTTTGTAGAGATGACCTGGCATCCAGACGAGCTCAACGAAGCCCCATTGCTCCCAAAGTGCATCAGTTTGTTCCTCCACCTGTATGTAGCAAGAAAGATCAGGAACGCTGGGAGGGCATTAGACGAGCCTCACAGCAAATGCAGCAGGAAAGGGAGATCAG TGAGAAGGAAGCAGTCCCTGACATCATTATACGCAGAGACAACCCCTTCCTAAACCCTACCCCTTGCCacgaggaagaggaagatgaggagggagagggaaaagTTAAGCCGATGCCTAACAAGCAAAAAGATGACCTGGCTCATAGGCGAGCTCAGAGTAGGCCTATCCCTCACAGGGACGGACCCATGAGCTTCATCTCTGGCTCAATGAGCCAGGCAGATATACAAAAGTGGGAGAAGCTCAAGATGACTGAACCCAG TGAGGCTAGCCCGGCCCCTGTGTGTCAGGCTTGTCTGGAGAAAAATTATGGAAGGCCTTCCGCAAAGGCTGGACGAGAGCACAGCAAAGTTGTGACCTTTGGGGGCGTGACTGAGATCGAGCAGCCCGTAGACACGGTCACGTCAAGTGAAGGGGAGGAGTCGGAGTTGCTAAGACGACTCCTTTCCAAGGCAACTGTAGCCATGCCTGTTGTTGACCTGGGCTCCCGGCTTTCAGAGCGGGAACGCAGGTATGGACAAGGCCAAATAGTAGACAACTTAGGCTGCTGTGGCTCGAAACTGCACTGA
- the LOC113162473 gene encoding LIM and calponin homology domains-containing protein 1-like isoform X2 — MASPAAAGRDAPNAPEPEPLEPNHPEPACQEAQKWIEAVTGKSFGDKDFRSALENGILLCELLSEIRPGLVKKINRLPTPIAGLDNLSVFLRGCEELGLKGSQLFDPGDLQDTSIRANLKDSECNRKLKNVLNTVFWLGKAASGCASYNGPNLNLKEFEGLLAQMRLESEEGGDQKRCVRDSGYDCWDSERSESLSPPRHTRDNSLDSLDSFGSRSQHSPSPDVVNRGNSEGRVSDSEADAQGRKPDVRKDDMSARRTASSESRSSIPFNQFLPNRTNASSYIPTPRRKPHADEGEQRSQVDGADTNHTTPLPAHLESRTPLAAPTPAELDARLAQYEQRIDEEDEEEEERIPDLKKDDMMARRTGAFHKQSTAAVNYNRFLPLPGFKYRTQGEDTTAASWNKGEVQADGSKILNVRVEQQQPRIPMEEPKPQPDMMAIRSTSHSEREHDEDEDEYGENEHVPDLEKDDMMARRTGSFQKPVAARTNQSFNQFLPVPGSVRYNVCPVSAMKQLHRRPKLAENMASESSIITTAAEPHTPPSKPSTSTRCAGLKEIQEEGGGKQEEGDIKIPNTSVSDVIEPLSPPSTPSPPSPLSPACKVDAELERQSVEEEVEERAEERKRDVNEQPGKKPIWLVDDELPPMMVSRRVTFMSEDTESVSMSDILNEEEVEHLPPLSQSRYERMQEQYNSFLDEEDHWQDELVRWKNRRRSASQELIKKEEERKRLEKNMKDEGAYGNKRKSIKTYKEIVEEKERREAELCEAYRNAATPEEAAMVLQRYALRFTISDAILDSLKLPRTSSKPDPDLNQLDDEHKTSLPINDSKTSGPLPKPEPTVTPVHRHEEMETDTPVQQETQVSVSTSLPTPNSPISTVTKSENKPPQTLDLDEPQSKQTVSPTTHQTQPITGGAQPQTKHTPTQCAQVQPHTTQPIHTLPSPPTVSPRPVPMLAAKPYCQPRSTQPGHKPVKMDGLVRVNGEATEVSTTPASLQHTPQEIKDIPSKQTEKDITPKQTEQDVTSKHTQKDVPPVETTEQPQPPQAEKSAASSGSAMSSLIGGRNCIITTTIVTELTQTYVEPLQLDTQSNGQVNATAGLFGKPAEEKMAEPATTVNSVQEYSPTVTEGLEESSVTIETPMLNLAKRVNHWVWDPNEERKRLERWQQEQERLLQEQYEREQEKLKKEWEKAQLEVAEEERKHNEEERRILEETVTPLSPGGLLIQQSDKAGMNTSAPENNNNTEKNNVPLQQNGQRISTGKEDQHASKLHFFQDPERDSEPSKKQELWKTSSLDRNPQLNQAQVVKRSGSHDVVSDKQQSSSSSSPQPPSPSRCVSGKRLCSGCSQPLGKGAAMIIDTLGLFFHIHCFKCGVCKGQLGDATAGTDVRIRNGLLSCHECYIASRGRGQPTTL, encoded by the exons ATGGCTAGCCCCGCCGCAGCAGGTCGAGATGCCCCTAACGCCCCAGAGCCAGAGCCGTTGGAGCCGAACCACCCCGAACCCGCCTGTCAGGAGGCGCAGAAATGGATCGAG GCTGTGACAGGGAAGAGCTTTGGAGACAAGGACTTCCGTAGTGCACTGGAGAACGGCATCCTGTTATGCGA GCTGCTGAGTGAAATCAGACCAGGGCTGGTCAAGAAGATCAACCGGCTACCCACCCCCATCGCAGGGCTG GACAACCTGTCAGTCTTCCTGCGGGGCTGTGAGGAGTTGGGCCTGAAAGGCTCCCAGCTATTTGACCCCGGGGACTTGCAGGACACGTCCATACGAGCTAACCTAAA GGATTCAGAATGCAACCGCAAATTGAAAAAT GTGCTTAACACAGTGTTCTGGCTGGGTAAGGCTGCCAGCGGCTGTGCCTCCTACAATGGCCCTAATCTCAACCTCAAGGAGTTTGAAGGGCTGCTTGCTCAAATGAGGCTG gagAGTGAGGAAGGAGGAGACCAGAAACGCTGTGTTAGAGACAGTGGCTATGACTGCTGGGACTCTGAGAGGAGTGAGTCTCTCTCTCCACCACGACACACTCGAGACAACTCCCTGGACAG tCTTGACTCCTTTGGCTCCCGGTCACAGCACAGCCCTTCTCCTGATGTGGTCAATCGAGGAAACAGTGAAG GACGAGTAAGCGATTCAGAGGCTGATGCTCAAGGCAGGAAGCCAGATGTGCGGAAGGACGACATGTCGGCCAGGCGGACGGCCAGCAGTGAATCAAGGAGCTCCATTCCATTTAACCAGTTTCTTCCTAACCGAACCAATGCCAGCTCCTACATCCCCACACCACGCCGAAAACCACATGCTGACGAAGGAGAGCAGCGGAG TCAGGTAGATGGAGCTGATACCAATCACACTACACCTCTCCCGGCTCACCTCGAATCTCGGACCCCCCTGGCTGCTCCGACTCCTGCTGAGCTAGATGCTCGTCTGGCTCAGTATGAACAGAGAAtagatgaggaggatgaggaggaagaggagaggatcCCAGATCTTAAGAAAGACGACATGATGGCAAGGAGGACAGGTGCTTTTCATAAACAGAGCACTGCTGCAGTGAATTACAACCGTTTCCTGCCTCTGCCCGGCTTCAAATACCGCACACAAGGGGAGGACACCACTGCTGCTTCGTGGAACAAAGGGGAAGTGCAGGCAGATGGGAGCAAGATACTGAACGTGAG agtggagcagcagcaacCAAGGATCCCTATGGAAGAACCTAAACCACAGCCTGACATGATGGCCATCCGATCAACATCTCACAGTGAACGTGaacatgatgaagatgaggatgagtATGGTGAAAATGAGCATGTGCCTGACCTGGAGAAGGATGATATGATGGCTCGCAGGACTGGATCTTTCCAAAAGCCTGTTGCAGCCAGAACTAATCAGTCCTTTAACCAGTTCCTGCCGGTACCTGGATCAGTCAGATATAACGTCTGTCCAGTGTCTGCAATGAAGCAGCTACACAGAAGACCTAAACTTGCAGAGAACATGGCTAGTGAAAG CAGCATTATTACCACGGCAGCAGAACCCCATACCCCGCCCTCCAAACCCTCAACCAGCACCAGGTGTGCAGGGCTGAAAGAGATACAGGAAGAGGGGGGTGGAAAGCAAGAAGAAGGAGACATAAAAATCCCTAACACATCTGTCTCAGATGTGATTGAACCACTGTCACCTCCATCAACGCCCTCTCCACCCAGTCCACTTTCCCCGGCCTGTAAAGTGGATGCAGAGTTGGAAAGGCAGAGTGTGGAAGAGGAAGTTGaagaaagagcagaagagagaaaaagggatgTGAATGAGCAACCAGGAAAGAAACCAATCTGGCTGGTGGATGATGAGCTCCCTCCCATGAT GGTCAGCCGGCGAGTTACTTTTATGTCTGAGGACACAGA GAGTGTGAGCATGAGTGACATACTTAATGAGGAAGAGGTGGAACACTTGCCACCATTGAGCCAATCCCGATATGAGCGCATGCAGGAACAGTACAACAGCTTTCTGGATGAGGAGGACCACTGGCAAGAC GAGTTGGTCCGTTGGAAGAATCGCCGTCGTAGTGCGTCACAGGAGCTGAtcaagaaggaggaggagaggaagaggttggAGAAAAACATGAAGGATGAGGGAGCTTACGGCAACAAGAGAAAAAGCATTAAGACTTACAAAGAGATTGTGGAAGAGAA GGAGCGCAGAGAGGCAGAGTTGTGTGAAGCCTACAGGAATGCAGCAACTCCAGAGGAGGCAGCCATGGTTTTACAGCGTTATGCTCTCCGCTTCACCATCAGCGATGCAATACTGGACAGCCTAAAACTGCCTAGAACCTCCTCAAAACCTGACCCAGACTTAAATCAGTTGGACGACGAGCACAAAACTTCATTACCTATTAATGACTCTAAAACATCCGGCCCTCTACCTAAACCAGAACCAACAGTTACACCAGTGCACAGGCAcgaagagatggagacagataCACCTGTTCAACAAGAGACACAAGTTTCTGTATCCACCAGCCTCCCAACACCTAACAGTCCCATCTCTACAGTCACAAAGTCCGAAAATAAACCACCTCAAACATTAGATCTTGATGAACCTCAGTCTAAACAGACGGTGTCACCAAccacacatcaaacacagcCGATTACAGGAGGTGCACAGCCTCAAACCAAACACACTCCAACACAGTGTGCACAAGTGCAACCCCACACCACGCAGCCTATTCACACACTCCCCTCCCCTCCAACTGTGTCCCCCAGACCTGTCCCCATGCTTGCAGCTAAACCCTACTGCCAGCCCAGGAGCACGCAGCCTGGACACAAACCTGTCAAG ATGGACGGTTTGGTGCGAGTGAATGGAGAAGCAACAGAGGTTTCCACTACACCTGCCTCCCTTCAGCATACGCCACAGGAGATAAAAGATATTCCCTCCAAACAGACTGAGAAAGACATTACACCCAAACAGACGGAGCAAGATGttacatccaaacacacacaaaaagatgtTCCCCCTGTGGAGACAACAGAGCAGCCACAACCTCCACAGGCAGAGAAATCAGCCGCGTCTTCAGGCTCTGCCATGAGCTCCCTGATTGGAGGTCGAAACTGTATTATCACAACAACTATAGTGACAGAACTCACACAGACTTATGTGGAGCCTCTTCAACTGGATACCCAAAGCAATGGACAG GTGAATGCTACTGCGGGCTTGTTTGGGAAAccagcagaggagaaaatggCTGAGCCGGCTACAACAGTCAACAGTGTGCAAGAATATTCTCCCACAGTCACAG AGGGACTTGAGGAGAGCAGTGTCACT ATTGAGACCCCCATGTTGAACTTGGCTAAACGTGTTAATCACTGGGTCTGGGACCCCAATGAGGAGCGTAAACGCCTGGAAAGGTGGCAACAAGAGCAGGAGCGCCTCCTACAG gagcAATATGAAAGAGAACAGGaaaagctgaagaaggagtGGGAAAAAGCACAGCTGGAGGTGgcggaggaggagaggaaacacaatgAAGAG GAGAGACGTATCCTAGAAGAGACTGTAACACCTCTCAGTCCTGGTGGCTTGTTGATCCAGCAGTCAGACAAGGCAGGGATGAATACATCAGCtccagaaaacaacaataacacagagaaaaacaatgttcCTCTGCAGCAAAACGGCCAAAGAATCTCCACAGGGAAAGAGGATCAGCATGCATCGAAGCTGCATTTTTTTCAGG atCCTGAACGTGACAGTGAGCCTTCAAAGAAACAGGAACTGTGGAAGACGTCCTCTTTAGACCGCAACCCTCAACTAAACCAGGCACAAGTTGTTAAAAG GTCTGGGTCACATGATGTTGTGTCAGACAAACagcagtcctcctcctcctcatcaccacAGCCTCCTTCACCCAGCAG GTGTGTTAGTGGGAAGAGACTTTGTTCTGGTTGCTCTCAGCCTCTGGGAAAAGGAGCTGCAATGATCATTGATACCCTGGGACTCTTTTTCCACATACACTGTTTCAAG TGTGGAGTCTGTAAGGGGCAGCTTGGTGACGCAACTGCAGGGACCGACGTGAGGATTCGTAATGGACTGCTGAGCTGTCATGAGTGTTATATTGCATCTCGCG gcagAGGACAGCCCACCACACTATGA
- the LOC113162473 gene encoding LIM and calponin homology domains-containing protein 1-like isoform X1 — MASPAAAGRDAPNAPEPEPLEPNHPEPACQEAQKWIEAVTGKSFGDKDFRSALENGILLCELLSEIRPGLVKKINRLPTPIAGLDNLSVFLRGCEELGLKGSQLFDPGDLQDTSIRANLKDSECNRKLKNVLNTVFWLGKAASGCASYNGPNLNLKEFEGLLAQMRLESEEGGDQKRCVRDSGYDCWDSERSESLSPPRHTRDNSLDSLDSFGSRSQHSPSPDVVNRGNSEGRVSDSEADAQGRKPDVRKDDMSARRTASSESRSSIPFNQFLPNRTNASSYIPTPRRKPHADEGEQRRSVSMSDILNEEEVEHLPPLSQSRYERMQEQYNSFLDEEDHWQDELVRWKNRRRSASQELIKKEEERKRLEKNMKDEGAYGNKRKSIKTYKEIVEEKERREAELCEAYRNAATPEEAAMVLQRYALRFTISDAILDSLKLPRTSSKPDPDLNQLDDEHKTSLPINDSKTSGPLPKPEPTVTPVHRHEEMETDTPVQQETQVSVSTSLPTPNSPISTVTKSENKPPQTLDLDEPQSKQTVSPTTHQTQPITGGAQPQTKHTPTQCAQVQPHTTQPIHTLPSPPTVSPRPVPMLAAKPYCQPRSTQPGHKPVKMDGLVRVNGEATEVSTTPASLQHTPQEIKDIPSKQTEKDITPKQTEQDVTSKHTQKDVPPVETTEQPQPPQAEKSAASSGSAMSSLIGGRNCIITTTIVTELTQTYVEPLQLDTQSNGQVNATAGLFGKPAEEKMAEPATTVNSVQEYSPTVTEGLEESSVTIETPMLNLAKRVNHWVWDPNEERKRLERWQQEQERLLQEQYEREQEKLKKEWEKAQLEVAEEERKHNEEERRILEETVTPLSPGGLLIQQSDKAGMNTSAPENNNNTEKNNVPLQQNGQRISTGKEDQHASKLHFFQDPERDSEPSKKQELWKTSSLDRNPQLNQAQVVKRSGSHDVVSDKQQSSSSSSPQPPSPSRCVSGKRLCSGCSQPLGKGAAMIIDTLGLFFHIHCFKCGVCKGQLGDATAGTDVRIRNGLLSCHECYIASRGRGQPTTL, encoded by the exons ATGGCTAGCCCCGCCGCAGCAGGTCGAGATGCCCCTAACGCCCCAGAGCCAGAGCCGTTGGAGCCGAACCACCCCGAACCCGCCTGTCAGGAGGCGCAGAAATGGATCGAG GCTGTGACAGGGAAGAGCTTTGGAGACAAGGACTTCCGTAGTGCACTGGAGAACGGCATCCTGTTATGCGA GCTGCTGAGTGAAATCAGACCAGGGCTGGTCAAGAAGATCAACCGGCTACCCACCCCCATCGCAGGGCTG GACAACCTGTCAGTCTTCCTGCGGGGCTGTGAGGAGTTGGGCCTGAAAGGCTCCCAGCTATTTGACCCCGGGGACTTGCAGGACACGTCCATACGAGCTAACCTAAA GGATTCAGAATGCAACCGCAAATTGAAAAAT GTGCTTAACACAGTGTTCTGGCTGGGTAAGGCTGCCAGCGGCTGTGCCTCCTACAATGGCCCTAATCTCAACCTCAAGGAGTTTGAAGGGCTGCTTGCTCAAATGAGGCTG gagAGTGAGGAAGGAGGAGACCAGAAACGCTGTGTTAGAGACAGTGGCTATGACTGCTGGGACTCTGAGAGGAGTGAGTCTCTCTCTCCACCACGACACACTCGAGACAACTCCCTGGACAG tCTTGACTCCTTTGGCTCCCGGTCACAGCACAGCCCTTCTCCTGATGTGGTCAATCGAGGAAACAGTGAAG GACGAGTAAGCGATTCAGAGGCTGATGCTCAAGGCAGGAAGCCAGATGTGCGGAAGGACGACATGTCGGCCAGGCGGACGGCCAGCAGTGAATCAAGGAGCTCCATTCCATTTAACCAGTTTCTTCCTAACCGAACCAATGCCAGCTCCTACATCCCCACACCACGCCGAAAACCACATGCTGACGAAGGAGAGCAGCGGAG GAGTGTGAGCATGAGTGACATACTTAATGAGGAAGAGGTGGAACACTTGCCACCATTGAGCCAATCCCGATATGAGCGCATGCAGGAACAGTACAACAGCTTTCTGGATGAGGAGGACCACTGGCAAGAC GAGTTGGTCCGTTGGAAGAATCGCCGTCGTAGTGCGTCACAGGAGCTGAtcaagaaggaggaggagaggaagaggttggAGAAAAACATGAAGGATGAGGGAGCTTACGGCAACAAGAGAAAAAGCATTAAGACTTACAAAGAGATTGTGGAAGAGAA GGAGCGCAGAGAGGCAGAGTTGTGTGAAGCCTACAGGAATGCAGCAACTCCAGAGGAGGCAGCCATGGTTTTACAGCGTTATGCTCTCCGCTTCACCATCAGCGATGCAATACTGGACAGCCTAAAACTGCCTAGAACCTCCTCAAAACCTGACCCAGACTTAAATCAGTTGGACGACGAGCACAAAACTTCATTACCTATTAATGACTCTAAAACATCCGGCCCTCTACCTAAACCAGAACCAACAGTTACACCAGTGCACAGGCAcgaagagatggagacagataCACCTGTTCAACAAGAGACACAAGTTTCTGTATCCACCAGCCTCCCAACACCTAACAGTCCCATCTCTACAGTCACAAAGTCCGAAAATAAACCACCTCAAACATTAGATCTTGATGAACCTCAGTCTAAACAGACGGTGTCACCAAccacacatcaaacacagcCGATTACAGGAGGTGCACAGCCTCAAACCAAACACACTCCAACACAGTGTGCACAAGTGCAACCCCACACCACGCAGCCTATTCACACACTCCCCTCCCCTCCAACTGTGTCCCCCAGACCTGTCCCCATGCTTGCAGCTAAACCCTACTGCCAGCCCAGGAGCACGCAGCCTGGACACAAACCTGTCAAG ATGGACGGTTTGGTGCGAGTGAATGGAGAAGCAACAGAGGTTTCCACTACACCTGCCTCCCTTCAGCATACGCCACAGGAGATAAAAGATATTCCCTCCAAACAGACTGAGAAAGACATTACACCCAAACAGACGGAGCAAGATGttacatccaaacacacacaaaaagatgtTCCCCCTGTGGAGACAACAGAGCAGCCACAACCTCCACAGGCAGAGAAATCAGCCGCGTCTTCAGGCTCTGCCATGAGCTCCCTGATTGGAGGTCGAAACTGTATTATCACAACAACTATAGTGACAGAACTCACACAGACTTATGTGGAGCCTCTTCAACTGGATACCCAAAGCAATGGACAG GTGAATGCTACTGCGGGCTTGTTTGGGAAAccagcagaggagaaaatggCTGAGCCGGCTACAACAGTCAACAGTGTGCAAGAATATTCTCCCACAGTCACAG AGGGACTTGAGGAGAGCAGTGTCACT ATTGAGACCCCCATGTTGAACTTGGCTAAACGTGTTAATCACTGGGTCTGGGACCCCAATGAGGAGCGTAAACGCCTGGAAAGGTGGCAACAAGAGCAGGAGCGCCTCCTACAG gagcAATATGAAAGAGAACAGGaaaagctgaagaaggagtGGGAAAAAGCACAGCTGGAGGTGgcggaggaggagaggaaacacaatgAAGAG GAGAGACGTATCCTAGAAGAGACTGTAACACCTCTCAGTCCTGGTGGCTTGTTGATCCAGCAGTCAGACAAGGCAGGGATGAATACATCAGCtccagaaaacaacaataacacagagaaaaacaatgttcCTCTGCAGCAAAACGGCCAAAGAATCTCCACAGGGAAAGAGGATCAGCATGCATCGAAGCTGCATTTTTTTCAGG atCCTGAACGTGACAGTGAGCCTTCAAAGAAACAGGAACTGTGGAAGACGTCCTCTTTAGACCGCAACCCTCAACTAAACCAGGCACAAGTTGTTAAAAG GTCTGGGTCACATGATGTTGTGTCAGACAAACagcagtcctcctcctcctcatcaccacAGCCTCCTTCACCCAGCAG GTGTGTTAGTGGGAAGAGACTTTGTTCTGGTTGCTCTCAGCCTCTGGGAAAAGGAGCTGCAATGATCATTGATACCCTGGGACTCTTTTTCCACATACACTGTTTCAAG TGTGGAGTCTGTAAGGGGCAGCTTGGTGACGCAACTGCAGGGACCGACGTGAGGATTCGTAATGGACTGCTGAGCTGTCATGAGTGTTATATTGCATCTCGCG gcagAGGACAGCCCACCACACTATGA
- the tmem192 gene encoding transmembrane protein 192 has product MDSKAGTWADLTRSTEEDLVDGPLISADALHTAIKREFQTLPTHCYAGLLSLLHVLYVVLSVCVAVLCMLKFGQEEVCSSVLGNASGESAIVYGKVCLWLVLLLFTWCMQHHHNRARRRGYLQFYRQMQGLKELPLTIHSAGNVLLLVVLVAGLSQTVRTYLLLSILGLELLVGVTCLLYYTVQVRRFNSRRAAPDVSQEEHSHSYSVTSLPTETGFREGSSLEEVVEKQADLIEYLKQHNTLLSKRLLNLTAQH; this is encoded by the exons ATGGACTCAAAG GCAGGCACCTGGGCAGATTTGACACGAAGTACTGAGGAAGACTTAGTGGATGGACCGCTGATCTCTGCGGACGCCCTTCACACTGCCATCAAGAGAGAGTTTCAGACTCTACCAACACACTGTTATGCTGGCCTACTGTCTCTGCTGCAT GTTCTCTATGTggtgttgtcagtgtgtgtagCAGTGCTGTGTATGTTGAAATTTGGCCAGGAGGAAGTATGTTCGAGTGTGTTGGGTAATGCATCAGGGGAAAGTGCCATTGTCTACGGGAAGGTGTGTTTATGGctggtgctgctgttgtttactTGGTGCATGCAGCACCATCACAACCGAGCCAGAAGGCGAGGATACCTGCAGTTCTACAGACAGATGCAGGGATTAAAAGAGCTGCCACTCACCATACACTCTGCAG gGAATGTTTTGCTGTTGGTTGTTCTGGTTGCTGGATTATCACAGACTGTGCGCACCTACCTGTTACTCAGCATCCTTGGGCTGGAGCTCTTAGTGGGTGTTACATGCTTGCTCTACTATACAG tCCAGGTGAGACGATTCAACAGCAGGCGAGCGGCACCAGATGTGAGCCAAGAAGAGCATTCACACAGCTACAGTGTCACGAGTCTACCAACTGAAACGGGCTTCAG AGAGGGCTCCAGTCTGGAGGAGGTGGTAGAGAAGCAGGCTGACCTGATAGAGTACTTGAAACAGCACAACACCTTACTGAGCAAGAGGCTGCTCAATCTCACTGCTCAGCACTGA